A region from the Mesomycoplasma hyopneumoniae J genome encodes:
- a CDS encoding P97 family adhesin, protein MKIVKKIKKTKYLTRKSKILLGLGLSSSILGILGISVAVSYGLAVIKKNSYNTTIADLNRLAQKINGLSFNAQKISPFSTYASLKKEWKNLESSEKSGEFFDFYTLNYKRLQPYKLPNGIWAEFLKIEPDDANQQFNVEFVLKSFNGSRVIKSDIKSEKVAISPNSTFFLENFYQALEIDLKNISPYSNGDKGKKNPKNWLASDFLTEINSHETAQDAIKRIRDFFNFDFDSVLKNKNFAIKYKDNLIFPYKIEILKNDDDSWIKPSQLNPDFLEIQGRVSFTDQAKKLFPKSFNTNITKNFSFLLFDLALNKSAFADPKVFIRIPKLVEPKIDEFSSENPQEKIDLSQKSIFWIYNFLKYKEDNISLKTPEEAKNALNSLLNNDLELDFSQNNNLEPNIKEKFEYQLLVDKINFNSDQNSSFINIPFEISYPLDSEKKNKLKTETQVLLRKFKNSSSFDATVFDPKNFSSLPIVNLKFISEKNRDKDDIFEAFETVSKFELERLLNLNQQQQIYQILTDPTKFNLTFPEKEILDAWISSYNFPSVQEFSRRTLVAKKLEDGSQSRPFFENSREFIAFTKKILSLEKAEAKKYIEPFFEALKTEISEKESKKLEKKATNLNQKTAKNSSTTAISSEKNEKPEKSMSETQPELVKVQQNQPKTEEEPKQETDKQEKYNDQKNPEQAKDSKEKEKNGNSSLKSPNLPAEKSSDSQDEGPKTDRLQQENEQAAFNDKIVSILQNQYEISLIKNLTNQIEALKNSPERQKVTLDAASFTDLFIETYKSNDLVSQFDSFAAGLNYKIVFVANQDDEIIDQVQLPEPGKSKKAEKTPDFKEESEKKELENKENSPAVGQKSDQKISLSFFQEEKNNNQNQGQEESDKKQQTPKTAQENSQNLVQQPKPEQETEIFKLGYYYIFTAPNSEKIVFRTPIKSLKLKVFLAEKGGITLEKLSYNMLNFPQSLLKLELADSNFTSAEALKKQPEDILKAEFSSQDKDFKATMNSFKKLFGNKTFMKIYPLLSGNGLIYKANSVFKDKFGNLKIRFAVKDLDASEKKQIVFPNILEPELEKKEQDVSPKATEAESKQEKQEKSQLASDSSQTSITSSQNQENNQKNQLEIFKPAEKEAKYPLVFTVIKPNRQFRRN, encoded by the coding sequence GTGAAAATTGTTAAGAAAATAAAAAAAACAAAATATTTAACAAGAAAGTCAAAAATTTTGTTAGGCCTAGGACTAAGTTCATCTATTCTGGGAATTCTTGGTATTTCAGTTGCAGTATCTTATGGTCTTGCAGTAATCAAAAAAAATTCTTATAATACAACAATTGCCGATCTAAATCGGCTAGCCCAAAAAATTAATGGACTTAGTTTTAATGCCCAAAAAATTTCTCCTTTTTCAACTTATGCAAGTCTAAAAAAAGAGTGGAAAAACTTAGAAAGTAGTGAAAAAAGCGGCGAATTTTTTGATTTTTATACTCTTAATTACAAAAGATTACAACCTTATAAACTTCCCAATGGCATTTGAGCAGAGTTTCTAAAAATTGAACCTGATGATGCAAATCAACAATTTAATGTGGAATTTGTGTTAAAATCCTTTAACGGATCAAGAGTTATAAAATCTGATATCAAAAGTGAAAAAGTAGCCATAAGTCCAAATTCTACCTTTTTTTTAGAGAATTTTTATCAAGCTTTAGAAATTGATCTGAAAAATATTAGCCCTTATTCTAATGGTGATAAAGGTAAAAAAAACCCTAAAAATTGACTAGCAAGTGATTTTTTAACTGAAATAAACAGCCATGAAACTGCTCAAGATGCAATTAAAAGAATTCGTGATTTTTTTAATTTTGACTTTGATTCGGTACTTAAAAACAAAAATTTTGCTATTAAATATAAAGATAATTTAATTTTTCCTTATAAAATCGAAATTCTTAAAAATGATGATGACAGTTGGATAAAACCATCTCAATTAAATCCTGATTTTCTTGAAATACAAGGTAGAGTTAGTTTTACTGATCAAGCAAAAAAATTATTTCCGAAAAGTTTTAACACAAATATTACTAAAAATTTTAGCTTTTTACTTTTTGATTTAGCATTAAATAAATCTGCATTTGCTGACCCGAAAGTTTTTATTAGAATTCCGAAATTAGTTGAGCCAAAAATTGATGAATTTTCAAGTGAAAATCCGCAAGAAAAAATTGATTTGTCGCAAAAGTCAATTTTTTGAATTTATAATTTTCTTAAATATAAGGAAGATAATATATCTTTAAAAACTCCAGAAGAAGCCAAAAATGCACTAAATTCTTTATTAAATAATGATTTAGAGCTTGATTTTAGCCAAAATAACAATTTAGAACCAAATATTAAAGAAAAATTTGAATATCAACTTTTAGTTGATAAAATCAACTTCAATAGCGATCAAAATTCATCGTTTATTAACATCCCTTTTGAAATTTCTTATCCGCTTGATAGCGAAAAGAAAAACAAATTAAAAACAGAAACACAAGTTTTACTAAGAAAATTTAAAAATTCATCTTCATTTGATGCTACAGTTTTTGATCCAAAGAATTTTTCTAGTCTTCCGATAGTCAATTTAAAATTCATTAGTGAAAAAAATCGCGATAAAGACGATATTTTTGAAGCATTTGAAACAGTTTCAAAATTCGAATTGGAAAGATTATTAAACTTAAACCAACAGCAACAAATTTACCAAATCTTAACAGATCCGACAAAATTTAATCTAACTTTTCCGGAAAAAGAGATTCTTGATGCTTGGATTTCAAGTTATAATTTCCCATCAGTTCAAGAATTTAGCAGAAGAACCTTAGTGGCCAAAAAACTTGAAGATGGTAGTCAAAGCCGTCCTTTTTTTGAAAATAGTCGTGAATTTATTGCTTTTACAAAAAAGATTTTATCCCTTGAAAAGGCTGAGGCAAAAAAATATATTGAGCCATTTTTTGAGGCGCTTAAGACTGAGATTTCCGAAAAAGAGTCAAAAAAACTAGAAAAAAAAGCAACAAATTTAAACCAAAAGACAGCGAAAAATAGTTCTACAACGGCAATTTCTTCTGAAAAAAATGAAAAACCAGAAAAATCAATGTCTGAAACACAGCCCGAGTTAGTAAAGGTTCAGCAAAATCAGCCAAAAACCGAAGAAGAACCAAAGCAAGAAACTGATAAACAAGAAAAATACAACGACCAAAAAAATCCAGAACAAGCTAAAGATAGCAAGGAAAAGGAAAAAAACGGGAATTCGTCTTTAAAAAGTCCGAATTTACCTGCGGAAAAATCCTCAGATTCCCAGGATGAAGGTCCAAAAACTGATAGATTACAGCAAGAAAATGAACAAGCCGCTTTTAATGATAAAATAGTTTCTATTCTGCAAAATCAGTATGAAATTTCATTAATTAAAAATCTAACTAATCAAATTGAGGCATTAAAAAATAGTCCAGAAAGACAAAAAGTCACATTGGATGCGGCTAGTTTTACTGATTTATTTATTGAAACTTATAAAAGCAATGATTTAGTTTCGCAATTTGACAGTTTTGCCGCTGGTCTTAATTATAAAATTGTTTTTGTAGCAAACCAAGATGATGAGATAATTGATCAAGTTCAACTACCAGAACCAGGAAAATCTAAAAAAGCAGAAAAAACCCCGGATTTTAAAGAAGAATCTGAGAAGAAAGAACTTGAAAATAAAGAAAATTCTCCTGCCGTTGGACAAAAAAGTGATCAAAAAATTAGCCTAAGTTTTTTTCAAGAAGAAAAAAATAATAATCAAAATCAGGGCCAAGAAGAATCTGACAAAAAACAGCAGACTCCAAAAACAGCTCAAGAAAACAGTCAAAATTTAGTTCAACAACCAAAACCAGAACAAGAAACTGAGATTTTTAAACTTGGTTATTATTACATTTTTACTGCGCCTAATAGTGAAAAAATTGTTTTCCGCACACCAATTAAGTCGTTAAAATTAAAGGTTTTTTTAGCTGAAAAAGGTGGAATTACACTTGAAAAACTATCTTATAATATGCTAAATTTCCCCCAGTCCTTACTGAAATTAGAGCTTGCTGATAGTAATTTTACCTCTGCTGAAGCTCTGAAAAAACAACCTGAAGACATTCTAAAAGCTGAATTTAGTTCTCAAGATAAGGATTTTAAAGCAACAATGAATAGTTTCAAAAAGCTTTTTGGTAATAAAACATTTATGAAAATTTATCCTTTACTTAGCGGAAATGGACTTATTTACAAAGCAAATAGTGTTTTTAAGGACAAATTTGGGAATTTAAAAATTAGATTTGCAGTTAAAGACTTAGATGCAAGTGAGAAAAAACAGATTGTTTTTCCAAATATTTTGGAACCAGAACTAGAAAAAAAAGAACAGGATGTTAGTCCAAAAGCAACAGAAGCTGAAAGTAAACAAGAAAAACAAGAAAAATCTCAATTAGCTTCAGATTCTAGTCAAACTTCAATAACATCTAGCCAAAACCAAGAAAATAATCAAAAAAATCAGCTTGAAATTTTCAAACCCGCAGAAAAAGAAGCAAAATATCCACTTGTCTTTACAGTAATTAAACCAAATCGACAATTTAGGAGAAACTAG
- a CDS encoding NAD(P)/FAD-dependent oxidoreductase, with product MENYDVIIIGAGPAGLTTALYASRGNLKVLILEKGAPGGKLVSQSKIENWPGDEIIDGATLALRMYKHPLKFGAKHRFCDVDFIETENEFDHKVYCKDGKIFQGRAVVVASGMVERKPLDIKYYLEYEGRGVSYCVVCDGPFYANQPAIVIGGGNSAVEEGSFLASIASKVYILVRDSQFNAEPMLIEDLKKNKNVEIWFNAKVLELRGKDQLESALIDHNGEKKVLEIKSLFPYIGFLPATKFLEKNHRQALNQINFIDVDSYGQTKIPGIYAVGDVVSKEIRQIVTAASDGAIVGKILTNRIK from the coding sequence ATGGAAAATTATGATGTAATAATTATTGGTGCAGGTCCTGCGGGTCTGACAACCGCCCTTTATGCCTCTCGTGGCAATTTAAAAGTGTTAATTCTGGAAAAAGGTGCCCCAGGTGGAAAATTAGTCTCCCAGTCAAAAATAGAAAATTGACCAGGGGATGAGATAATTGATGGTGCAACATTAGCGCTTAGAATGTATAAACATCCTTTAAAATTCGGCGCAAAACACCGCTTTTGCGATGTCGATTTTATCGAAACTGAAAATGAATTTGACCATAAAGTTTATTGTAAAGACGGAAAAATTTTTCAAGGCCGAGCAGTTGTAGTTGCTTCAGGGATGGTCGAAAGAAAACCGCTTGATATAAAATATTACCTTGAATATGAGGGAAGGGGTGTTTCATATTGTGTTGTCTGCGATGGTCCTTTTTATGCAAATCAACCTGCAATTGTAATAGGTGGTGGGAATTCTGCTGTTGAAGAAGGTAGTTTTTTGGCTTCAATTGCTTCAAAAGTTTATATTTTGGTTCGTGATAGCCAATTTAATGCTGAGCCAATGTTGATCGAAGATCTCAAAAAAAATAAAAATGTCGAAATTTGGTTTAATGCAAAAGTTTTAGAACTTAGGGGAAAAGATCAGTTAGAATCTGCTCTAATTGATCATAACGGTGAGAAAAAAGTACTTGAAATTAAGTCACTTTTTCCTTATATTGGGTTTTTACCAGCTACAAAATTTTTAGAAAAAAACCATAGGCAAGCATTAAATCAAATTAATTTTATTGATGTTGATTCTTATGGTCAGACAAAAATACCCGGAATTTATGCTGTCGGCGATGTAGTTAGCAAAGAAATTCGCCAAATTGTAACGGCAGCAAGTGATGGTGCTATAGTTGGGAAAATTTTAACTAACCGAATTAAATAG
- a CDS encoding P110/LppT family adhesin N-terminal domain, whose protein sequence is MKETKIKTVEKVSNKRALMIMATWPVVAGAIFGFSYLTYAVSESKYFKKVDTRKLETTDLSQMGIDLTNKKFGEIIDKLEIDKDFVKYSANQILELSRNLQSNFHLVNLFNLADFSTKYPFLKLNINPIDNSDVDDKNLVTKVVNNNLVNVVFSAHDQLSNKVYSKVHSIRGFSGKGEIPFVNFSVDQQKSAFVLKPVEIRKKWNALSLIDSLNNDYKKTQDAKKTLEKYGSFLLLDSNNTIINFPEKTHFDFKKDELGDIVFKNLEDPNGNLWISFDIFDENNKRIRSFDLKVTNLLNYREVTNYLNNLLKKEDDLIELKNEKIEEIVAKNVSLSTFFISAKGVDQFFDISKLEALFTNSLPNFAIKLFATNTQMDRLSEVELLVQIDFQARKGLIADQDQAQNSIESEQLGPKNLQNKQENPKDITVSNQGQNKSENLSAKKIEPVLFQQQNKARSTQAKGPIDKDAEKLKTEINYRNFSFVYILKPFKDLAQRYLNNVIKNNNYYIIKNNFNYFSGSEIINNLKKINASFYSYEENKNTNKGYEIVNLASSPTYDSLASQKAIVSWFKDFFKDALEFPVEKNTDKTLKPEEILAEIFAKMNNIINSKQIFSYGVKYNLFFDNISRELKITISIQDRTNKILGQKDIKIAGLAPSNPPLFVAKQNSASFYFDGGGGFETFDQNSLNPKIIKSFKSITNPQVSLIPDKKNTGDPNPNAVKIVKNLGALYPSLNDVGLKFVYKDPANPEGSDWKDVEFDPQKPFFYGFSIQNNLDVNKYKIVLNFTTQKNQAQNINNSESNLIWVKKLSKKSEINLQNQQNYSEIPDNTPVWLVGISKKSEIETATTTENSVNSKKIIGILPVSKGDFTNFVLSYNGFNQDSNQNNASTNKKILIKVVNLEQKDQPGIELEENFWQKNPQNSDTSSQNEKLSLILGDSENNKNHVNTEVLFKFFTQFDYQFEDKQTFRTALENSLK, encoded by the coding sequence ATGAAAGAAACAAAAATTAAAACTGTTGAAAAAGTTTCAAATAAAAGAGCGCTGATGATTATGGCGACATGACCAGTTGTTGCTGGAGCTATTTTTGGTTTTTCTTATCTAACTTATGCAGTAAGCGAGTCAAAATATTTTAAAAAGGTTGATACGCGAAAATTAGAAACAACAGATTTAAGTCAAATGGGAATCGACCTAACTAATAAAAAGTTTGGCGAAATTATCGACAAACTTGAAATTGACAAAGATTTTGTCAAGTATTCGGCTAATCAAATTCTTGAATTATCTCGTAATTTACAGTCTAATTTTCATTTAGTTAACCTTTTTAACCTTGCAGATTTTAGTACAAAATACCCATTTTTAAAACTTAATATCAACCCGATTGATAACTCTGATGTTGATGATAAAAATTTGGTTACAAAAGTTGTAAATAACAATTTAGTTAACGTTGTTTTTTCCGCTCATGATCAATTAAGCAATAAAGTTTATTCAAAAGTTCATTCAATTCGTGGTTTTAGTGGTAAAGGTGAGATTCCTTTTGTGAATTTTAGTGTTGATCAGCAAAAATCCGCTTTTGTTTTAAAGCCTGTTGAGATTAGAAAAAAATGAAACGCACTTTCTTTGATTGATAGTTTAAATAATGACTATAAAAAAACTCAGGATGCCAAAAAAACCCTTGAAAAATACGGATCTTTTTTATTACTAGATTCAAATAATACAATTATAAATTTCCCAGAAAAAACTCACTTTGATTTTAAAAAGGATGAATTAGGTGATATAGTTTTTAAAAATCTAGAAGATCCAAATGGAAATTTATGAATATCATTTGATATTTTTGATGAAAATAACAAAAGAATTCGTTCTTTTGATCTCAAAGTTACAAATTTACTTAATTATCGTGAGGTCACAAATTATCTTAACAATTTATTAAAAAAAGAAGATGATTTAATTGAGCTGAAAAACGAAAAAATTGAGGAAATTGTTGCCAAAAATGTTTCTTTATCAACTTTTTTCATTAGTGCAAAAGGGGTTGATCAATTTTTTGATATCTCAAAATTAGAAGCACTTTTTACTAATTCATTACCAAATTTTGCTATTAAATTATTCGCGACCAACACACAAATGGATCGCTTAAGCGAAGTCGAACTGCTTGTTCAAATTGATTTTCAAGCAAGAAAAGGTTTAATTGCTGACCAAGATCAAGCCCAAAATAGTATTGAGTCTGAGCAACTTGGTCCTAAAAATTTACAAAATAAGCAGGAAAATCCAAAAGATATTACTGTTTCGAACCAAGGACAAAATAAATCTGAAAATCTTAGTGCTAAAAAAATCGAACCTGTTTTATTCCAGCAACAAAACAAAGCTAGAAGCACTCAAGCGAAAGGCCCAATTGATAAAGACGCTGAAAAACTCAAAACTGAGATAAATTACCGTAATTTCAGCTTTGTTTATATATTAAAACCTTTTAAAGATTTAGCACAACGCTATCTTAACAATGTAATTAAAAATAATAATTATTATATCATAAAAAATAATTTTAATTATTTTAGTGGTAGTGAAATTATTAATAATTTAAAAAAAATTAATGCTAGTTTTTATTCTTATGAGGAGAATAAAAACACAAATAAAGGCTATGAAATTGTTAATTTAGCAAGCAGCCCAACTTATGATAGTCTGGCCAGTCAGAAGGCAATTGTGTCCTGATTTAAAGACTTTTTTAAGGATGCCCTTGAATTTCCAGTTGAGAAAAATACTGATAAAACTCTTAAACCTGAAGAAATTTTAGCAGAAATTTTCGCTAAAATGAATAATATAATTAATTCCAAACAAATTTTTTCTTATGGAGTTAAATATAATTTATTCTTTGATAATATTAGCCGAGAATTAAAAATAACAATTAGTATTCAAGATCGAACTAATAAAATTTTAGGCCAAAAAGATATAAAAATTGCCGGACTTGCCCCATCAAATCCGCCGCTTTTTGTTGCAAAACAAAATTCTGCTAGCTTTTATTTTGATGGAGGGGGTGGATTTGAAACTTTTGATCAAAATAGTTTAAATCCAAAGATAATTAAAAGTTTTAAATCAATTACAAATCCGCAAGTTTCTTTAATTCCAGATAAAAAAAATACTGGTGATCCAAATCCGAACGCGGTAAAAATAGTTAAGAATTTAGGGGCTTTATATCCGAGTTTAAATGATGTTGGGCTTAAATTTGTTTATAAGGATCCTGCAAATCCGGAGGGTTCTGACTGAAAAGACGTAGAATTTGATCCGCAAAAACCATTTTTTTATGGTTTTTCAATTCAAAATAATTTAGATGTAAATAAATATAAAATTGTTTTGAATTTTACAACCCAAAAAAATCAAGCACAAAACATAAATAATTCAGAAAGTAATCTAATTTGGGTCAAAAAATTATCAAAAAAAAGCGAGATTAACTTACAAAATCAGCAAAATTATTCCGAAATTCCCGATAATACTCCAGTTTGGCTAGTAGGCATTTCCAAAAAAAGCGAAATTGAGACAGCAACTACAACTGAAAATTCCGTTAATTCCAAAAAAATTATCGGAATTTTACCTGTTTCAAAAGGTGACTTTACTAATTTTGTGCTTTCTTATAATGGATTTAATCAAGATTCAAATCAAAATAACGCCTCCACAAATAAAAAGATTCTTATAAAAGTCGTAAATTTAGAACAAAAAGATCAACCGGGCATCGAATTAGAAGAAAACTTTTGGCAAAAAAACCCCCAAAATTCTGATACTTCTAGTCAAAACGAGAAATTATCTTTAATTCTTGGGGATTCCGAAAATAACAAAAACCACGTAAATACCGAGGTTTTGTTTAAATTTTTCACACAATTTGATTATCAGTTTGAGGATAAACAAACTTTTAGAACAGCTTTGGAAAATTCTTTAAAATAA
- a CDS encoding prolipoprotein diacylglyceryl transferase: protein MTDNTKIPPDLISERPFKQGEAFWLIQDWVPIYALTMVLGMVASIITIYFFWRREGYKFDYLAILIFITVPVSIIGARFGFILERLFYGDFNSLKNWYNIRSGGLSIQWGVFFPTFANLIYIYRKRSILDWRKCFSIILPAVLVGQFIGRWGNFTNHEVYGHLDPEGKTVNWLGSFIYKNMFISDEIAPDGQLRVPLFFYESLASLFGYLVLVWIFNLFSWLKPGSTGALYIIYYGIVRSSMEFLRQESYLYYFIIAILMVFFGLILFIRFQFLTNYYLKIENKKLKLAFFERYTKEKQKYVNIPWVYWNRNPLNLDRHPRI from the coding sequence ATGACAGATAATACAAAAATTCCACCGGATTTAATTTCAGAACGCCCTTTTAAACAAGGTGAGGCTTTTTGGTTAATTCAAGATTGGGTTCCAATTTATGCTCTTACTATGGTTTTAGGTATGGTCGCTTCAATTATTACAATTTATTTTTTCTGAAGACGGGAAGGTTATAAATTTGATTATTTAGCCATTTTAATTTTTATTACAGTTCCAGTTTCAATCATCGGGGCTCGTTTTGGATTTATTCTCGAGAGATTATTTTATGGGGATTTTAATTCCTTAAAAAATTGGTATAATATCAGAAGTGGTGGCCTTTCAATTCAATGGGGTGTTTTTTTTCCAACATTTGCAAATTTAATCTATATTTATCGTAAAAGAAGCATTCTTGACTGACGTAAGTGTTTTTCCATTATTTTACCAGCAGTTTTAGTTGGGCAATTTATCGGAAGATGAGGAAATTTTACTAATCATGAAGTTTATGGTCATCTTGATCCAGAAGGTAAAACTGTTAATTGATTAGGCAGTTTTATCTATAAAAATATGTTTATTAGTGATGAGATCGCTCCTGATGGACAACTCCGGGTACCCTTATTTTTCTACGAATCTCTAGCTTCGCTTTTTGGATATCTAGTTCTTGTTTGAATTTTTAACCTTTTTTCTTGATTAAAACCAGGTTCAACGGGCGCTTTATACATTATTTATTATGGGATTGTGCGATCTTCAATGGAATTTTTACGTCAAGAATCTTATTTATATTATTTTATAATCGCAATTTTGATGGTTTTTTTTGGTTTGATTCTCTTTATTCGTTTTCAATTTTTGACAAATTATTATTTAAAAATTGAAAACAAAAAGTTAAAACTTGCTTTTTTTGAGCGCTACACCAAAGAAAAACAAAAATATGTAAATATTCCTTGAGTTTATTGAAACCGAAATCCTTTGAATTTAGATAGACACCCAAGAATCTAA
- a CDS encoding ATP-dependent Clp protease ATP-binding subunit produces the protein MKQKLENLEKYARNLTKLAKENKIEPVIGRDDEIRRIIKILSRKTKNNPVLVGDPGVGKTAIVEGMALKIIANQVPDNLKNKQIFELDLTLILAGASFKGEFEKRIKAILQEIEQNSDQVIIFIDEIHLLIGTGSSGTDSMDFANILKPIMARGQIKLIGATTNSEYRLYIEKDGALERRMQKVEILEPSVIDTINILRGIKERLENFHQVKIKDSALVFATKAANRYIFDRFLPDKAIDLVDEAAASLKVEINYQPEKLEKAKRELIYLKMEEINSQKQDNSELKSKIENLENEVKKLQDQWDQSKKSASEIASLSQELEKLKYQQNYLMEQGDYQKAAEIKYGKIPKISKKLGEIKARRQEISNVLDESQIAKVVSNWTKIPIEKLLESEIQKYLNLEKNLAKSLKGQNQAIKAVSDAILRFKAKINDESRPISSFFFMGPTGVGKTELARALALNLFNNKNQIIRLDMSEYMEKHSVSKLIGAPPGYIGFEQGGNLTNKVRLNPYSIILLDEIEKAHPEVINIFLQILDNGEIVDSKSQKVNFRNTIIIMTSNIGANKILEGKKMNEIEAKKELLRYLKPEFLNRIDEIIVFNPLNYDIIFEIIELELKDLQNRLKENNFEIEFEKSVKNWILEFGYDKNFGARPIKRFIKKEIENFVAKKIVAEEILKDKKYNLSFKNDKLHLNESEN, from the coding sequence ATGAAACAAAAACTCGAAAATCTTGAAAAATACGCAAGAAATTTAACAAAATTAGCAAAAGAAAATAAAATTGAACCTGTTATCGGCCGCGATGACGAAATTAGAAGGATTATCAAAATTTTATCCCGAAAAACAAAAAATAATCCTGTCCTTGTCGGGGATCCTGGAGTGGGTAAGACTGCAATTGTTGAAGGAATGGCTCTAAAGATTATTGCAAATCAAGTACCGGATAATTTAAAAAATAAACAAATTTTTGAATTAGATCTAACCTTAATTCTTGCAGGTGCTTCTTTTAAAGGTGAATTCGAAAAACGAATTAAGGCAATTTTGCAAGAAATTGAGCAAAATTCCGATCAAGTTATTATTTTTATTGATGAAATTCACCTTCTAATTGGAACAGGATCTTCTGGGACTGATTCAATGGATTTTGCCAATATCCTAAAACCAATTATGGCTCGCGGACAGATTAAATTAATCGGGGCTACCACAAATTCCGAATATCGCTTATATATCGAAAAAGATGGCGCCCTTGAAAGAAGAATGCAAAAAGTAGAAATTTTAGAGCCTTCAGTTATTGATACAATTAATATTTTACGGGGAATTAAGGAAAGGCTAGAAAATTTCCATCAAGTAAAAATTAAGGATTCTGCTCTTGTTTTTGCTACAAAAGCGGCAAATCGTTACATTTTTGACCGCTTTCTACCTGATAAAGCTATCGATTTAGTCGATGAAGCTGCTGCTTCTTTAAAAGTTGAAATCAACTACCAACCAGAAAAACTTGAAAAAGCAAAGCGCGAGCTAATTTATTTAAAAATGGAAGAAATTAACTCGCAAAAACAAGATAATTCAGAATTAAAATCCAAAATTGAAAATCTTGAAAATGAAGTAAAAAAATTACAAGATCAATGGGATCAATCAAAAAAATCAGCCTCTGAAATCGCTAGCTTATCCCAGGAACTTGAAAAACTAAAATATCAACAAAATTACTTAATGGAACAAGGAGACTACCAAAAAGCCGCCGAGATTAAATACGGAAAAATTCCCAAAATAAGTAAAAAATTAGGCGAAATTAAAGCAAGAAGGCAGGAAATTTCCAATGTTCTAGACGAAAGTCAGATCGCAAAGGTTGTCTCTAATTGAACAAAAATTCCGATTGAAAAACTTTTAGAATCAGAAATTCAAAAATATTTGAATTTAGAAAAAAATTTAGCAAAATCGCTTAAGGGTCAAAATCAGGCAATTAAGGCTGTTTCAGATGCGATTTTGCGGTTTAAAGCTAAAATTAATGATGAATCCCGCCCAATTTCATCATTTTTCTTTATGGGACCAACTGGGGTGGGAAAAACTGAACTTGCTAGAGCTTTAGCTCTTAATTTATTTAATAATAAAAACCAAATAATCCGTCTTGATATGTCAGAATATATGGAAAAACATAGTGTTTCAAAGCTAATTGGGGCTCCTCCGGGTTATATTGGTTTTGAACAAGGTGGTAATCTAACAAATAAAGTAAGACTAAATCCTTATTCGATTATTTTGCTTGATGAAATTGAAAAAGCTCATCCGGAAGTAATCAACATTTTTTTACAAATTCTTGATAATGGTGAAATTGTTGATAGTAAGTCACAAAAAGTAAATTTTCGCAATACAATTATAATTATGACCTCAAATATCGGTGCTAATAAAATTCTTGAGGGTAAAAAGATGAATGAAATTGAGGCAAAAAAGGAACTTTTAAGATATTTAAAGCCAGAATTTCTCAACCGAATTGATGAAATTATCGTATTTAATCCTTTAAATTATGATATAATTTTTGAAATTATTGAACTTGAACTAAAGGATTTGCAAAATCGTCTAAAGGAAAATAATTTTGAGATTGAATTTGAAAAATCAGTCAAAAATTGAATTTTAGAGTTTGGATATGATAAAAATTTTGGTGCCAGGCCAATTAAGCGCTTTATTAAGAAAGAAATTGAAAATTTTGTTGCCAAAAAAATAGTGGCCGAAGAAATTTTAAAAGATAAAAAATACAATTTATCTTTTAAAAATGATAAATTGCATCTTAATGAAAGCGAAAATTAA